One part of the Aspergillus luchuensis IFO 4308 DNA, chromosome 5, nearly complete sequence genome encodes these proteins:
- a CDS encoding putative DNA polymerase iota (COG:L;~EggNog:ENOG410PKJB;~InterPro:IPR001126,IPR043128,IPR017961,IPR043502;~PFAM:PF00817,PF11799;~go_function: GO:0003684 - damaged DNA binding [Evidence IEA];~go_process: GO:0006281 - DNA repair [Evidence IEA]), translating to MAVLPSRDDRRIILHFDYDCFYASVFEVEQPVLKSLPLAVQQKQIVVTCNYEARRRGLRKLQLIKEAKQICPDVVIVLGEDLSRFRDASKDLFLYIRSFVWGEKVERLGFDELFLDVTEMINYNVDLLNRYDLEHSFFHLDRHEPTVGFTYDATRLCGSTYPADPNTIAAAAPSTTATADEDASAWLYTRLLVASHLAGYLRGQLEQQKGYTATVGISTSKLLAKLAGSTHKPNNQTTLLPPYTTTPTLAAPSNVLNFLDAHEIRKIPGIGSKLTRKLCHYLADEGAHSVPAVTADDTADSVKVTVRDIRLLPGMGPSLLSRILGGPGAPRDIGVRIWGLLHGVDNTEVVQAGDLPTQISIEDSYGRLDSFDSVRKELVSLTGSLLRRMRTDLTEKDMETDGTAANQVAVSKVRWLAHPRTLRLSTRPRSATDNAQAYHGGRISRSAPLPGYVFHLDESVEALAERLVQDQLLSMFRKLHPERSGWNLRLMNVAVTNLVEAAGERKQSSGRDIGKMFQSQGSRRIDALAISEPVPVSTGNSGTMIHLQEPLHRGDSAAVTENDVEEAAWEESDGEDGMACVACGVCGAMIPHFAREAHEAFHLVPD from the exons ATGGCTGTGTTACCATCCAGAGACGACCGCCGAATCATCCTCCACTTT GATTATGATTGTTTCTACGCCTCGGTCTTTGAGGTGGAGCAGCCGGTGCTGAAATCCCTGCCGTTGGCCGTCCAGCAGAAACAGATCGTAGTCACCTGTAATTATGAGGCCCGCCGGCGCGGGTTGCGCAAGCTCCAGTTGATCAAAGAGGCCAAACAGATCTGCCCGGACGTCGTCATTGTCTTAGGTGAAGATCTGTCTAGATTTCGCGATGCATCCAAGGATCTATTCCTCTACATTAGGTCCTTCGTTTggggggagaaggtcgaAAGACTCGGGTTTGATGAG TTGTTCTTGGATGTCACCGAGATGATCAACTACAATGTCGATCTGTTAAATCGCTATGATCTGGAACATTCATTCTTTCATCTGGACCGGCACGAACCCACCGTGGGTTTCACTTATGATGCCACCCGATTATGTGGCTCCACTTACCCAGCTGATCCGAATACGATCGCTGCCGCTGCGCCCTCGACGACTGCGACAGCTGACGAAGACGCATCAGCCTGGCTTTACACTCGACTGCTGGTGGCCTCGCACCTCGCAGGCTACCTTCGCGGTCAACTGGAGCAGCAGAAAGGGTACACTGCCACAGTGGGGATCTCTACGTCCAAGCTTCTCGCCAAGCTCGCAGGCAGCACTCATAAACCGAACAACCAGACTACGCTGCTTCCCCCGTATACTACTACACCGACGCTTGCTGCGCCCAGTAATGTGCTGAATTTTCTCGATGCGCACGAAATCAGGAAGATCCCTGGGATCGGCTCCAAACTGACGCGGAAACTCTGTCACTATCTTGCTGATGAAGGCGCTCACTCAGTCCCAGCGGTGACCGCCGACGACACCGCTGACTCTGTCAAGGTGACTGTGAGAGACATCCGGTTGTTGCCTGGCATGGGCCCGTCCCTGCTCAGTCGGATCTTAGGGGGTCCAGGGGCACCCCGAGATATCGGGGTGCGGATCTGGGGACTGCTGCATGGCGTAGACAATACCGAGGTCGTCCAGGCAGGAGATTTGCCCACGCAGATAAGCATCGAAGATTCCTACGGTCGCCTGGACAGTTTCGACAGCGTCCGTAAAGAGCTAGTCTCGCTCACAGGGAGCTTACTTCGTCGGATGCGGACGGATCTGACAGAGAAGGATATGGAGACTGACGGTACAGCAGCAAACCAAGTTGCAGTGTCTAAAGTCCGATGGCTCGCGCATCCACGGACCCTGCGGCTGTCCACCCGGCCCCGATCTGCCACCGACAATGCGCAAGCTTACCATGGGGGGAGAATTTCTCGGTCAGCGCCGCTGCCCGGCTATGTCTTTCATCTTGATGAGAGTGTAGAGGCGCTGGCTGAACGGTTGGTACAAGATCAGCTACTGTCCATGTTTCGCAAGCTTCATCCGGAGAGATCTGGGTGGAACCTGCGGTTAATGAATGTCGCAGTGACGAATCTGGTAGAGGCAGCTGGAGAACGGAAGCAAAGCAGTGGACGCGATATTGGTAAGATGTTTCAGAGCCAAGGGTCGCGGCGCATCGATGCCTTGGCCATTTCTGAGCCAGTGCCTGTCTCTACGGGTAACAGCGGTACGATGATTCACCTTCAGGAACCCCTTCATCGTGGAGACAGTGCAGCCGTGACCGAGAACGACGTGGAGGAAGCTGCATGGGAAGAGagcgatggagaagatggtatGGCTTGTGTAGCATGTGGCGTCTGCGGCGCCATGATTCCGCATTTCGCCCGAGAGGCGCACGAAGCATTTCATTTGGTTCCCGACTGA
- a CDS encoding uncharacterized protein (COG:Q;~EggNog:ENOG410PPBW;~InterPro:IPR037455,IPR007310;~antiSMASH:Cluster_5.18;~go_process: GO:0019290 - siderophore biosynthetic process [Evidence IEA]), with translation MVTMWTTPLEWRMCIAISSIISQTPVAIIMLLQTVGIGPDTVGKDGSRDSTTCPHNDRQTLRHLSMTRPLLGNSISPNRRRALFETTKRVLASAINDGIACATLESCNSTSLLLCLRSPGGAIASDEDAWIMCGMRADAYTETDGGRVLGFVRADDLLEPVLSRNLNGEVSEELDPGVICRVICRWRSRQDEEHAVETLVKEVRNSANNQEKWLDMASTLPILHLKSSLCDWEQSVVSGHPTHPLHRACLAQSPLDPIMPDDIPYLLEPELSFLCVPKSDMKVFGPFQSLLDPLLASLGIPKPDDTINEIVIPCFSRQLPAITPLFPKARILRAVQNRCRAQLSMRTVSMMPDAGGSPLHLKLSLNCQITSRLRTISPYAAA, from the exons ATGGTTACTATGTGGACCACACCTTTGGAATGGCGAATGTGTATCGCGATCAGTTCAATTATCTCTCAGACCCCCGTGGCTATCATCATGCTGTTGCAGACCGTTGGAATAGGACCAGATACAGTGGGAAAGGATGGATCGAGAGACTCAACTACATGCCCCCATAATGATCGGCAAACCTTGAGACATCTTAGCATGACAAGACCCCTACTAGGAAACTCCATATCGCCCAATCGGCGACGAGCGCTCTTTGAGACAACTAAACGAGTACTTGCCAGTGCGATAAACGATGGGATAGCCTGCGCAACCCTTGAGTCATGTAACAGCACCAGTCTGTTGTTGTGCTTACGCAGTCCCGGAGGAGCCATAGCCAGTGATGAAGACGCTTGGATCATGTGCGGTATGCGAGCTGACGCATATACCGAAACAGATGGTGGCAGGGTTCTTGGGTTTGTGCGGGCGGACGATCTCCTGGAGCCTGTGCTAAGCCGGAACCTCAACGGCGAGGTATCAGAGGAGCTTGACCCTGGTGTGATTTGTCGCGTTATCTGCCGCTGGCGTTCTCGCCAAGATGAAGAACACGCGGTAGAGACGCTTGTAAAGGAGGTACGGAATTCAGCAAACAATCAAG AGAAATGGTTGGATATGGCTAGTACTCTGCCAATCCTACATCTTAAGTCTTCACTATGTGATTGGGAGCAATCAGTCGTATCTGGACATCCTACACATCCG TTACACCGAGCCTGCCTTGCCCAGTCACCCCTAGATCCCATCATGCCCGATGATATCCCTTATCTACTAGAACCCGAACTATCATTCCTCTGCGTTCCGAAGTCAGACATGAAAGTCTTTGGACCATTCCAGTCACTTCTGGACCCACTCTTAGCATCTCTTGGGATTCCCAAGCCTGATGATACAATCAATGAGATCGTCATACCGTGTTTCAGTCGCCAACTCCCAGCTATCACGCCACTATTCCCGAAAGCACGCATTCTGAGGGCTGTCCAAAACCGTTGCCGAGCACAACTCTCCATGCGGACTGTCTCTATGATGCCAGACGCGGGCGGCTCCCCGTTGCATCTGAAGCTATCGCTGAATTGCCAAATCACATCTCGTCTCAGGACCATTTCCCCTTATGCTGCAGCTTAA
- a CDS encoding carbon-nitrogen hydrolase family protein (COG:E;~EggNog:ENOG410PJIE;~InterPro:IPR036526,IPR044149,IPR000132,IPR003010;~PFAM:PF00795;~SMCOG1294:Nitrilase/cyanide hydratase and apolipoprotein;~antiSMASH:Cluster_5.18;~go_function: GO:0003824 - catalytic activity [Evidence IEA];~go_process: GO:0006807 - nitrogen compound metabolic process [Evidence IEA]) translates to MTTPPPTIRVAVTQSEPIWLDLNATITKTCALIAEAASQGAQLISFPECWIPGYPAWIWTRPISPTLHTLYMRNSLSTSSPQFARILAAAKAHNITVVLGFTENVHDSLYISQAIISHEGEVLSKRRKIKATHMERTVFGDADAETGLAGVVETAVGRVGALSCWEHVQPLLKYYMCAQREAVHVAAWPPLFKEEDEGDEGGLFSMSGEGAAVLARTYAMESSSFVLHTTAVISQAGIDLMQTATGAIMNTPGGGSSAVFGPDGRLLSEALPPTEEGIVYADLDFEQVYRAKAFVDIVGHYSRPDLLWLGVGGRDQRHVREVGDEA, encoded by the exons ATGACAACCCCACCTCCCACCATCCGCGTCGCCGTCACCCAAAGCGAGCCCATCTGGCTCGACCTCAACGCGACCATCACCAAAACCTGCGCCCTAATCGCCGAAGCCGCCTCACAGGGGGCCCAACTGATCAGTTTCCCCGAATGCTGGATCCCAGGGTATCCAGCGTGGATATG gACCCGCCCCATCTCCCCCACCCTCCACACGCTCTACATGCGCAACTCCCTAAGCACAAGCTCCCCCCAATTCGCCCGAATCCTCGCCGCAGCCAAAGCCCACAACATAACCGTCGTGCTCGGCTTCACTGAGAACGTCCACGACTCGCTGTACATCTCGCAGGCGATAATCTCGCACGAGGGGGAGGTTCTCtccaagaggaggaagatcaaGGCTACGCATATGGAGCGCACGGTGTTTGGGGATGCTGATGCGGAGAcggggctggctggggtTGTTGAGACGGCTGTGGGCAGGGTGGGTGCGTTGTCGTGTTGGGAACATGTACAGCCCCTGTTGAAGTATTATATGTGTGCGCAGAGGGAGGCGGTTCATGTGGCGGCGTGGCCGCCGTTGTttaaggaggaggatgagggggatgagggggggTTGTTTTCGATGTCCGGGGAGG GAGCTGCGGTGCTAGCTCGCACGTATGCTATGGAGTCTTCTTCGTTTGTGCTGCATACTACAGCTGTGATCAGTCAAGCGGGGATTGATCTGATGCAGACCGCCACGGGGGCTATTATGAACACTCCCGGTGGTGGCAGCTCGGCGGTTTTTGGGCCTGATGGGCGGCTTTTGTCGGAGGCGCTGCCGCcgacggaggaggggattGTTTATGCTGATCTGGACTTTGAGCAGGTATATAGGGCTAAGGCGTTTGTGGATATCGTGGGGCATTATAGTAGGCCGGATTTGCTGTGGttgggggttggggggagggatcaGAGGCAtgtgagggaggtgggggaCGAGGCGTGA
- a CDS encoding uncharacterized protein (COG:G;~EggNog:ENOG410PNPH;~InterPro:IPR020846,IPR011701,IPR036259;~PFAM:PF07690;~TransMembrane:12 (i25-53o59-80i92-109o121-142i154-175o181-201i263-284o304-324i345-364o370-396i408-427o439-460i);~antiSMASH:Cluster_5.18;~go_function: GO:0022857 - transmembrane transporter activity [Evidence IEA];~go_process: GO:0055085 - transmembrane transport [Evidence IEA]) produces MLQLLSRRSVSPTDPLTWSHVRKELLFATIILGSCATGSLGPLLVPGFAVVAADLQVDLTSVTLLNGSLVMALGISAYVCSAFAHCFGRRPVYLFTTLLALISCCWAEASKSYSSLIASRVFQGLGMGSFFALAGTASINDVFAVHERGRRVGLWNFAVIVSVNLTPVISGYVISALSWRWAFRLEAILFGVLFVAVVFLFPETTFHRNTMTTETTKAVSDNSEAEKAQAVSLQSPIMEVEDERHPSLLRALIEPFGLVLDPIVLWACIMWSVIFTWTILLGAVTSQIFTAPPWSMSTVAVGNLTGIAPLIGSALGTVMGGWACDLSSRLMASRNGGVYEPEYRLLVILPATMAMAAGSFGLGAATAQGLSAVVCGLFMGIVNFAVGMGCTGIVAYTNDVLGERAGEGFGLAMVAKSAFAFGLSFVFNDFVTEKGVLVFFSTFGAVSVVVMLTTLPLFFWRRRLRQRN; encoded by the coding sequence ATGCTTCAGCTACTGTCACGACGGTCTGTTTCTCCCACGGATCCGTTAACATGGAGCCATGTACGCAAAGAGCTCCTCTTTGCTACAATCATCCTAGGTTCCTGCGCAACCGGCTCTCTGGGCCCTCTACTGGTGCCCGGCTTCGCGGTTGTCGCTGCTGATCTCCAGGTCGACCTGACCAGCGTGACTCTACTGAACGGGAGCCTAGTCATGGCCCTGGGAATCAGTGCCTACGTTTGTTCTGCCTTCGCTCACTGCTTCGGCAGGCGCCCCGTAtacctcttcaccaccctcttGGCGCTCATCTCGTGTTGCTGGGCCGAAGCATCCAAGTCTTACTCCTCACTCATTGCATCCCGGGTCTTCCAAGGTCTGGGAATGGGCAGCTTCTTCGCCCTCGCCGGCACCGCTTCGATCAACGACGTCTTTGCGGTGCACGAGCGCGGTCGCCGTGTCGGCCTCTGGAACTTCGCCGTGATCGTCTCGGTCAACCTCACCCCGGTGATCAGCGGGTATGTCATTTCAGCACTCTCCTGGCGTTGGGCCTTTCGGCTCGAAGCCATCCTCTTCGGCGTCCTGTTTGTTGCCGtggtcttcctcttcccggaAACCACCTTCCACCGCAACACCATGACCACAGAAACAACCAAGGCAGTCTCAGACAACTCAGAAGCAGAAAAGGCCCAAGCTGTCTCTCTCCAATCCCCGATAATGGAGGTCGAGGATGAGAGACACCCTTCCCTCCTACGCGCCCTCATCGAGCCCTTCGGTCTGGTCCTTGACCCTATCGTCCTCTGGGCCTGCATCATGTGGTCCGTGATCTTCACCTGGACCATACTCCTCGGCGCCGTCACATCGCAGATCTTCACCGCGCCTCCCTGGTCTATGTCTACCGTCGCTGTCGGCAATCTCACTGGCATTGCGCCACTCATCGGCTCCGCCCTCGGCACTGTGATGGGCGGCTGGGCCTGCGATCTTAGCAGCAGGCTCATGGCCTCCCGCAATGGAGGCGTCTACGAGCCTGAGTATAGACTGCTTGTCATACTCCCGGCGACGATGGCCATGGCTGCAGGTTCCTTTGGGCTGGGCGCCGCAACGGCGCAGGGACTCTCCGCTGTCGTGTGCGGGCTGTTCATGGGGATTGTGAACTTTGCCGTGGGCATGGGGTGTACGGGGATTGTGGCATATACGAATGATGTCTTGGGGGAGCGGGCGGGGGAGGGATTTgggttggcgatggtggcCAAGAGCGCGTTTGCGTTTGGACTCTCGTTTGTGTTCAATGATTTCGTGACGGAgaagggggtgttggtgttctTCTCGACGTTTGGAGCTGTTAGTGTTGTGGTTATGCTTACGACTTTGCCTTTGTTCttttggaggaggcggctgAGGCAGAGGAATTGA
- a CDS encoding fungal specific transcription factor domain-containing protein (COG:S;~EggNog:ENOG410PRQI;~InterPro:IPR007219;~antiSMASH:Cluster_5.18;~go_function: GO:0003677 - DNA binding [Evidence IEA];~go_function: GO:0008270 - zinc ion binding [Evidence IEA];~go_process: GO:0006351 - transcription, DNA-templated [Evidence IEA]) produces MSTAIEDVSALIWRMSIDNNGDASFIGPSGNFCFPVVHWDDADLGHESRTTRITAAPAISAIPGPSSVQQQQPLMSDQVDWHLIDLFARFINPIQQFIDPETLHILRGDNLSPGLRLIKTAVLAAGALFADDARSKALGGEAAAVVDATALQLCRQSPDISTIQALSIMSWRELSLEQHNMAWMYNSMCASLVLHLGLPASIAPDIGAGSPELGHFPQDTRRLRALWSSVFLDRIATSLLGRNCLLPWKRIKAPSFLSAVGPSPSLDELAFDHQCRLWFIHDQYMDNIYSFNFSELSSADRSLVLLDARDKLHSFSQNIHPSLQVTPTKHPPPSAIYLHISYHTSYILVHRPYLANAAQSNPPIHRLAFRSVSTAARAIVRLLRIHAKIHCSFTEIPPFIVHSVLTAAVTHLCNTTNTTHSTLRSQATAHFRVCFRTLLAMQERWVKAKRAVRLLQGLARRWRVMGALPLQHGFEMGRGGDEQDRIDDEMELEGVDADADGDDPRMSDIIFPEAFFNFDTADSQQWEFLTESAPFNQI; encoded by the exons ATGAGCACGGCGATCGAGGATGTCAGCGCCCTCATCTGGCGCATGAGCATTGACAACAACGGCGACGCATCCTTCATCGGGCCGTCCGGCAACTTCTGCTTTCCCGTCGTGCATTGGGACGATGCGGACCTTGGTCATGAGAGTAGGACCACCAGGATCACGGCCGCACCAGCGATAAGCGCCATTCCTGGACCAAGTAgtgtgcagcagcagcagcctctgATGTCGGACCAGGTAGATTGGCATCTGATTGATTTGTTCGCGCGCTTTATCAACCCCATCCAGCAATTTATCGATCCCGAGACGCTGCACATACTCCGCGGAGATAACCTGAGTCCAGGTCTCCGGCTGATCAAGACCGCTGTGCTGGCGGCGGGGGCTCTATTCGCTGATGATGCGCGTAGCAAGGCGCTCGGTGGCGAGGCAGCCGCTGTCGTCGATGCCACGGCCCTGCAGCTGTGCCGGCAATCGCCTGACATCTCGACAATCCAGGCTCTCTCCATCATGTCATGGCGGGAGCTTAGCTTGGAGCAGCACAATATGGCCTGGATGTATAATT CAATGTGCGCCAGTCTAGTTCTACACCTAGGTCTACCAGCTAGCATCGCGCCGGATATTGGTGCAGGTAGTCCTGAACTGGGCCATTTCCCTCAAGATACGCGGCGGCTGCGGGCCCTTTGGTCCTCAGTGTTTCTTGACCG AATTGCAACGTCTCTATTAGGCCGGAATTGTCTGCTCCCATGGAAGCGAATCAAGGCACCCTCATTCCTCAGTGCCGTGGGTCCTTCACCCTCGTTAGACGAGCTCGCCTTTGACCACCAATGCCGTCTCTGGTTCATCCACGATCAATACATGGACAACAT TTactccttcaacttctccgaACTCAGCAGCGCCGACAGATCCCTCGTCCTTTTAGACGCCCGCGACAAACTCCACTCCTTTTCACAAAACATCCACCCCTCCCTGCAGGTCACCCCGACCAAGCACCCACCCCCGTCAGCCATCTACCTCCACATCTCCTACCATACCTCCTACATCCTCGTCCACCGCCCCTATCTTGCCAACGCGGCCCAAAGCAACCCGCCCATCCATCGCCTCGCCTTCCGCTCTGTCTCCACCGCTGCCCGAGCCATTGTCcgccttctccgcatccacGCCAAGATCCACTGCTCCTTTACTGAGATCCCGCCGTTCATTGTGCACAGCGTGCTCACGGCCGCCGTGACGCACCTGTGCAACACCACAAACACGACGCATTCTACCCTGCGCAGCCAGGCGACGGCGCACTTCCGGGTATGCTTCCGGACGCTGCTCGCTATGCAGGAGAGGTGGGTGAAGGCGAAACGGGCGGTGAGGCTGTTGCAAGGGCTTGCACGGAGGTGGCGTGTGATGGGAGCTTTGCCGTTGCAGCATGGGTTTGAGATGGGTCGAGGAGGTGATGAGCAGGATAGAATAGACGATGAGATGGAGTTGGAAGGAGTAGACGCAGACGCAGACGGCGACGACCCGCGCATGTCagacatcatcttccccgaagccttcttcaacttcgaTACAGCAGATTCCCAGCAATGGGAGTTTCTTACAGAATCGGCACCGTTCAATCAGATATAA
- a CDS encoding uncharacterized protein (COG:S;~EggNog:ENOG410PX7E;~antiSMASH:Cluster_5.18): MLATPMTPQASHPSSSSSNMVCSLASTATTTTSSSSSSSSSASATQQTTISSRPKLTLQTSSLPRTFGTSSTGLSLSLAAGTASPTVRNTFKNAYEVTGPSSATASPSSKYPSNQRFSKPSSPFTTHNPYQLPLGVKSILRNSPLEPTCRRRAGSVATTGPNGPSARRVFFPAKKQVSYRNPLEEEIQTVHYTARHSDLHDEPEPALQPQPQPQPQQPEVTSSDEDSDSNASGCPSDSSTSEDEPEAGLGKKTSSPIKRKKRKHSNAERQVRAVALMDGIAGPSNPGSLTPQTPRRKRAKRRCEWRWTLGPLENRDKLLHPVQDETGSTSSVSQPETIPHESETETPSSDPPLSSASTTLYHSSPSSSVSSDVETENDEWQTHTTHELECAHADQ, from the coding sequence ATGCTCGCAACCCCCATGACCCCGCAAGCATCCCacccttcgtcttcttcctccaacaTGGTCTGCAGTCTGGCTTCGActgcgaccaccaccacctcctcctcctcttcatcctcctcatccgccagTGCTACGCAACAAACTACGATATCATCCCGACCGAAGCTGACTCTCCAaacttcctctcttccccgaaCCTTTGGCACATCCTCAACGGGACTGTCCCTCTCTCTCGCAGCCGGAACGGCATCTCCTACCGTCCGTAATACCTTCAAAAATGCCTACGAGGTCACCGGCCCTTCGTCTGCCACCGCCTCTCCGTCATCCAAATACCCATCCAACCAACGCTTCAGCAAaccatcctccccatttACCACACACAACCCATACCAACTCCCACTGGGGGTGAAGAGTATTCTGCGAAACTCGCCGCTCGAGCCGACCTGCCGCCGACGGGCTGGATCGGTGGCCACTACCGGGCCGAATGGACCGAGCGCGCGCCGCGTCTTCTTTCCCGCGAAGAAGCAAGTCAGCTATCGCAATCCcttggaagaggaaattCAGACCGTGCACTACACGGCACGCCATTCTGATCTACACGATGAACCTGAGCCTGCactccaacctcaacctcaacctcaacctcagcaACCAGAGGTGACCTCATCGGATGAGGACTCGGATTCAAACGCCAGCGGGTGTCCGTCGGATTCCAGCACTTCCGAAGATGAGCCCGAGGCCGGCTtagggaagaagacatcGTCTCCCATTAAGCGGAAGAAGCGCAAACATTCCAATGCCGAGAGGCAAGTCCGGGCAGTGGCCTTGATGGACGGAATCGCGGGACCCAGCAACCCAGGCAGCCTGACACCACAAACGCCGCGCAGGAAGCGAGCTAAACGTCGCTGTGAATGGCGATGGACCCTGGGACCGTTAGAGAATCGTGACAAACTGCTTCATCCCGTCCAGGATGAGACGGGTTCAACATCATCCGTGTCCCAGCCTGAAACGATACCGCACGAGTCCGAAACGGAGACCCCGTCCTCCGACCCTCCGCTGTCCAGCGCCAGTACCACACTCTACCACTCCAGCCCCAGTTCATCTGTCTCTTCGGATGTGGAAACGGAAAATGACGAGTGGCAGACGCACACCACCCACGAACTTGAATGCGCACATGCCGATCAATGA
- a CDS encoding class I SAM-dependent methyltransferase (COG:S;~EggNog:ENOG410PHJ1;~InterPro:IPR013216,IPR029063;~PFAM:PF13649,PF08241;~antiSMASH:Cluster_5.18;~go_function: GO:0008168 - methyltransferase activity [Evidence IEA]) — MLKQAARAQKSDVSNIQYHQSNAESLPFIASKTVDLVIACQAAHWFDPEPLWKEMTRIVRPGGTVVFWNWGHYVVMGRPQVNRALQKFFFEDLVPYWPQPGISVFNNEWMYPVECRDFANWTDLTRLVSIPADDDAPGVLETPGAIKMRASQTLGSLETLIRTLSMVHEWRKAHPEALSVKEGGCGDCVDTLMRDMIEGDEKWRAFVTSGGNWRDIEVDLEMRSILLMARRKQSLSYCADPHERQP; from the coding sequence ATGCTAAAGCAAGCTGCAAGAGCTCAGAAATCGGACGTCAGCAATATCCAATATCACCAGTCCAATGCAGAGTCTCTCCCCTTCATTGCATCGAAGACGGTTGATCTGGTGATCGCCTGTCAAGCAGCACATTGGTTCGACCCTGAACCGCTCTGGAAAGAGATGACACGAATAGTCCGTCCTGGGGGTACTGTTGTTTTCTGGAACTGGGGCCACTACGTCGTAATGGGACGCCCGCAGGTTAATCGGGCCCTTCAAAAGTTCTTTTTTGAGGATCTGGTACCGTACTGGCCTCAACCAGGGATATCAGTGTTCAACAATGAATGGATGTATCCCGTTGAATGCCGGGACTTTGCTAACTGGACCGACCTTACAAGGTTGGTGAGTATTcctgccgatgatgatgcgccTGGCGTGTTGGAGACGCCAGGAGCTATAAAAATGCGTGCATCACAGACCCTTGGTAGTCTGGAGACCCTGATACGGACATTGAGTATGGTCCATGAATGGCGCAAGGCACATCCTGAAGCTTTATCAGTAAAAGAGGGCGGATGTGGCGACTGCGTGGACACTCTCATGCGAGATATGATCGAGGGCGACGAAAAATGGCGCGCCTTTGTTACGTCGGGGGGCAATTGGCGGGACATCGAGGTAGATCTCGAGATGCGCAGCATTCTGCTAATGGCTCGAAGGAAACAGTCCCTGTCGTACTGCGCAGATCCGCATGAACGCCAGCCATGA